In Brucella melitensis bv. 1 str. 16M, a genomic segment contains:
- the glyS gene encoding glycine--tRNA ligase subunit beta has translation MPDLLLELFSEEIPARMQRKAAGDLKKMITDGLVDAGLTYEAATAYWTPRRLALDIRGLTVRSKDVHEDIKGPSVSAPEQAIQGFLRKAGLSDVSQAHVHSDPKKGDFYVAHLTKPGRAAEDIVAELVPQTIRNFPWPKSMRWGVASARPGALRWVRPLQSILCTFGPETEETKVIDFDVDGIKSGNVTYGHRFLSDGQAIKVRRFEDYVEKLEKAFVVLDAERRKEIISQDAHNLAFASGLELVEDDGLLEEVSGLVEWPVVLMGEFEEEFLAIPPEVIRLTIRANQKCFVTRKQGDASRLASPAPQHEEIQALSNKFILVSNVAARDGGTEIAYGNGKVVRARLSDALYFWHTDQHDLPDLDKLAASAEKFGLDLKKPLDQRMARLDALNVTFHAKLGTQGQRVERIRELAAQIAPLVGADPKLAQRAAVLAKADLQTEVVGEFPELQGAMGRKYALLQGEDKAVAAALEEHYKPQGPSDVVPKNPVSVAVALADKLDTLVGFWAIDEKPTGSKDPYALRRAALGVIRLLLSQEWKFPLLPLFRSAFAALQEGQMQRKLREFEAKLAAENSGDVDGEQDVDNALANYEKEIRAEAEASCGPVLADLLSFFHDRFKVHLKEEGARYDAIDAVLTPEADNLLLVARRLEALIVFINEVDGKNLLAGAKRAANILAAEEKKGTKVADRVDPALLREAEEKALFDAVTLASREVGEAIAREDFNGAMLALAKLRGPVDIFFDKVLVNDEDGNVRANRLALLDQIRAATGKVADFSKIAG, from the coding sequence ATGCCTGATTTGTTGCTCGAACTCTTTTCCGAGGAAATTCCCGCTCGCATGCAGCGCAAGGCTGCCGGCGATCTGAAGAAGATGATTACCGATGGCCTGGTGGATGCTGGCCTGACCTATGAGGCTGCGACCGCATACTGGACGCCGCGCCGTCTGGCGCTCGATATTCGTGGCTTGACGGTACGTTCCAAGGACGTGCACGAGGACATCAAGGGGCCATCTGTTTCTGCGCCGGAACAGGCCATTCAGGGGTTTTTGCGCAAGGCTGGCCTCAGCGATGTTTCTCAGGCGCATGTCCATTCCGATCCGAAGAAGGGTGATTTCTACGTCGCCCATCTGACGAAGCCGGGCCGTGCGGCGGAAGATATCGTCGCCGAACTGGTTCCGCAGACGATCCGCAACTTCCCATGGCCGAAATCCATGCGCTGGGGTGTGGCTTCGGCCCGGCCCGGTGCCTTGCGCTGGGTGCGTCCGCTGCAATCGATCCTGTGCACCTTCGGCCCTGAAACCGAGGAAACGAAGGTCATCGATTTCGATGTCGACGGTATCAAGTCCGGCAATGTCACCTATGGCCACCGTTTCCTGAGCGACGGTCAGGCGATCAAGGTGCGCCGCTTCGAGGATTATGTCGAAAAGCTCGAAAAGGCTTTCGTAGTTCTCGATGCCGAGCGCCGCAAGGAAATCATTTCGCAGGATGCACATAATCTCGCCTTCGCTTCCGGCCTTGAGCTGGTGGAAGACGACGGGCTTCTGGAAGAAGTGTCCGGTCTGGTCGAATGGCCGGTCGTGCTGATGGGCGAATTCGAGGAAGAATTTCTGGCCATCCCGCCGGAAGTCATCCGCCTTACCATCCGCGCCAACCAGAAATGCTTCGTCACCCGCAAGCAGGGCGATGCTTCGAGGCTGGCTTCGCCAGCACCTCAGCATGAGGAGATACAGGCGCTTTCCAACAAGTTCATCCTTGTCTCCAATGTTGCAGCGCGCGACGGCGGTACGGAAATCGCCTATGGCAACGGCAAGGTGGTGCGTGCGCGCCTGTCGGATGCGCTCTATTTCTGGCATACCGACCAGCATGACCTGCCCGACCTCGATAAGCTGGCCGCATCGGCGGAAAAATTCGGTCTTGATCTGAAGAAGCCGCTCGATCAGCGCATGGCGCGTCTGGATGCACTGAATGTGACCTTCCATGCCAAGCTTGGCACGCAAGGGCAGCGCGTGGAACGCATCCGCGAACTGGCAGCGCAGATTGCGCCGCTGGTGGGTGCCGACCCGAAGCTTGCACAGCGTGCGGCCGTGCTTGCCAAGGCTGACCTGCAAACCGAAGTTGTCGGCGAGTTTCCTGAACTTCAGGGCGCGATGGGGCGCAAATATGCGTTGCTTCAGGGCGAAGACAAAGCCGTCGCCGCCGCTCTGGAAGAGCATTACAAGCCGCAGGGCCCGTCCGACGTGGTGCCGAAGAACCCGGTTTCCGTTGCCGTGGCGCTTGCCGACAAGCTCGACACGCTGGTCGGATTCTGGGCGATCGACGAAAAGCCGACCGGCTCGAAGGATCCTTATGCGCTGCGCCGTGCAGCATTGGGCGTCATTCGCCTGCTCCTGTCGCAGGAATGGAAATTCCCGCTGCTGCCGCTTTTCCGCTCGGCCTTTGCCGCGTTGCAGGAAGGCCAGATGCAGCGCAAGCTGCGTGAGTTTGAAGCAAAGCTTGCCGCGGAAAATTCCGGCGATGTGGATGGCGAGCAGGACGTGGATAATGCCCTCGCCAATTACGAGAAGGAAATTCGCGCCGAAGCCGAAGCTTCTTGCGGGCCTGTGCTGGCCGATCTCCTCTCCTTCTTCCATGACCGTTTCAAGGTCCATCTGAAAGAAGAGGGCGCGCGCTACGACGCTATTGATGCGGTGTTGACGCCGGAAGCCGACAATCTGCTTCTGGTTGCGCGGCGCTTGGAGGCACTGATCGTCTTCATCAACGAGGTAGACGGCAAGAACCTTCTGGCCGGGGCCAAGCGCGCGGCGAATATTCTCGCAGCCGAGGAAAAGAAGGGCACGAAGGTTGCCGACCGGGTTGACCCGGCCTTGCTGCGTGAAGCGGAGGAAAAGGCGCTGTTCGATGCCGTTACCCTGGCCTCGCGCGAAGTCGGGGAAGCCATTGCCCGTGAGGATTTCAACGGCGCGATGCTGGCGCTTGCCAAGCTGCGTGGCCCGGTTGATATCTTCTTCGACAAGGTGCTGGTCAATGACGAGGACGGGAATGTTCGCGCCAACCGGCTGGCGCTGCTCGACCAGATCCGCGCGGCCACAGGCAAGGTGGCCGATTTCTCGAAGATCGCCGGATAA
- a CDS encoding glycine--tRNA ligase subunit alpha encodes MHPTRSFQGLILTLHNYWAEHGCAILQPYDMEVGAGTFHPATTLRSLGPKPWKAAYVQPSRRPKDGRYGENPNRLQHYYQYQVLIKPSPPNLQDLYLGSLKAIGLDPTLHDVRFVEDDWESPTLGAWGLGWECWCDGMEVSQFTYFQQVCGIECSPVAGELTYGLERLAMYVQGVDNVYDLNFNGLEGDEKVTYGDVFLQAEQEYSRYNFEMANTETLHQHFIDAERECEAILKAGSTGENSLHKCVFPAYDQCIKASHVFNLMDARGVISVTERQGYILRVRNLARQCGEAFLLTDAGGFNFKREGE; translated from the coding sequence ATGCACCCCACCCGTTCCTTTCAGGGTTTGATCCTGACGCTCCATAATTACTGGGCGGAACACGGTTGCGCCATTCTGCAACCTTACGACATGGAAGTGGGCGCCGGTACGTTCCATCCGGCGACGACGCTGCGTTCGCTGGGGCCAAAGCCCTGGAAGGCGGCCTATGTGCAGCCGTCGCGCCGTCCGAAAGATGGCCGCTATGGCGAAAATCCGAACCGGCTCCAGCATTATTATCAGTATCAGGTGCTCATCAAGCCGTCGCCGCCAAACCTTCAGGATCTTTATCTGGGTTCCCTCAAGGCCATCGGCCTCGACCCGACGCTGCATGACGTGCGCTTTGTGGAAGACGACTGGGAAAGCCCGACGCTGGGCGCCTGGGGGCTTGGCTGGGAATGCTGGTGCGACGGCATGGAAGTCTCGCAGTTCACCTATTTCCAGCAGGTCTGCGGCATTGAATGTTCGCCTGTTGCCGGTGAACTGACCTATGGTCTGGAGCGGCTTGCCATGTATGTGCAGGGCGTGGACAATGTCTATGACCTGAATTTCAATGGGCTCGAAGGCGACGAGAAAGTCACCTATGGTGATGTGTTCCTGCAAGCCGAGCAGGAATATTCCCGCTACAACTTTGAAATGGCCAACACCGAGACTTTGCATCAGCATTTCATTGATGCCGAGCGCGAGTGCGAGGCCATTTTGAAAGCCGGCAGCACGGGCGAGAACTCACTGCATAAATGCGTGTTTCCGGCCTATGACCAGTGCATCAAGGCATCCCATGTTTTCAATCTGATGGATGCGCGCGGCGTGATCTCCGTTACCGAGCGTCAGGGCTACATTCTGCGCGTGCGCAACCTTGCGCGCCAGTGCGGCGAGGCATTCCTTTTGACGGATGCCGGTGGTTTCAATTTCAAGCGTGAGGGCGAGTGA
- a CDS encoding tetratricopeptide repeat protein, with protein sequence MRLGSKHRPLYGLLLSLLAGIAISTSGALAKTTPDPVRAQVRAGSFAGAYLAGRTAESDDNLSAAVDFYRQAMAFDPNNSQIKQDLMLVLLTEGRFKDALPLAHELQNVTAIERFSRLALAIDAINRQQYRKVGPLLMFSLQSDMDRLLINLMNAWVKVGQGNPKEALADVQKMDGPEWYDLFRTYNAALIADLAGRKQEARDYYQQAIDDRRGGSAAPDTYERVVMAFAAFKLRQGDRAGAIKTLKDAEELLNGRMTITEMREKIEAGHKYGRLVKTAQDGAAETLYTLGTAINRSGAEAFAKLYLQMSLPLRPDNDATLYQLGDISAKLHEPQKAVEYYGRVPEQSPYRRDAEMQRALNLAENDQSAEAIKQLKVLLGRDKSDMRTYLALGGVYAQDKNFADAAKIYDAAVEQIKTPARKDWPLFYQRGIAYERLQEWDKAEPNFRKALELYPDQPQVLNYLGYSWVDRNENLDEALNMIRKAVELRPQDGYIVDSLGWAYYQLGRYNDAVVELEKAVKLRPEDPTINDHMGDAYWRVGRLLEATFQWNHAIAGKPEPEELAKIKEKLKKGLPDIPGQSAADATKPAGKKPDEAKPEAPAPSATPAAPSDKAPEKPTTD encoded by the coding sequence ATGCGGCTAGGATCGAAACATCGCCCGCTTTATGGATTGCTGCTCTCGCTTCTGGCGGGCATCGCAATTTCGACGAGCGGAGCATTGGCCAAGACCACACCCGATCCCGTTCGCGCGCAGGTCCGCGCCGGATCCTTCGCGGGCGCTTATCTTGCGGGCCGCACGGCTGAATCCGACGACAACCTTTCCGCTGCCGTGGATTTCTATCGTCAGGCCATGGCTTTCGATCCGAACAACAGCCAGATCAAGCAGGACCTGATGCTGGTTCTGCTGACCGAAGGCCGTTTCAAGGATGCGTTGCCGCTTGCCCATGAATTGCAGAATGTGACGGCCATCGAGCGGTTTTCTCGGCTGGCACTGGCCATTGATGCGATCAACCGCCAGCAATATCGCAAGGTCGGCCCGCTTCTCATGTTCTCGCTCCAGTCGGACATGGACCGGCTGTTGATCAATTTGATGAATGCCTGGGTGAAGGTCGGGCAGGGCAATCCGAAAGAGGCGCTGGCCGATGTGCAGAAAATGGATGGGCCGGAATGGTACGATCTTTTCCGCACCTATAATGCCGCGTTGATTGCCGATCTTGCAGGCCGCAAGCAGGAAGCGCGGGACTATTACCAGCAGGCCATCGACGACCGCCGCGGCGGCAGCGCCGCGCCCGACACTTATGAGCGCGTGGTCATGGCCTTTGCCGCGTTCAAGCTGCGCCAGGGCGACAGGGCAGGTGCGATCAAGACGCTGAAGGATGCCGAAGAGCTTCTGAATGGCCGCATGACCATCACTGAAATGCGCGAGAAGATCGAGGCGGGCCACAAATATGGCCGCTTGGTCAAGACCGCGCAGGACGGGGCCGCCGAAACGCTCTATACGCTGGGCACAGCCATCAACCGCAGCGGTGCGGAAGCTTTCGCTAAGCTCTATCTCCAGATGTCGCTGCCGCTTCGCCCGGATAACGACGCCACGCTCTACCAGCTTGGCGATATTTCGGCAAAGTTGCACGAGCCGCAAAAGGCCGTCGAATATTATGGCCGCGTGCCGGAACAATCGCCCTATCGCCGCGATGCGGAAATGCAGCGCGCGCTCAATCTGGCGGAAAACGACCAGTCGGCGGAAGCCATCAAGCAGTTGAAAGTCCTGCTTGGCCGCGACAAGTCCGACATGCGCACCTATCTGGCGCTGGGCGGCGTTTATGCGCAGGACAAGAATTTTGCGGATGCGGCAAAGATTTACGATGCGGCGGTCGAGCAGATCAAGACGCCGGCACGCAAGGATTGGCCACTCTTCTATCAGCGCGGCATCGCCTATGAACGGCTACAGGAATGGGACAAGGCGGAGCCCAATTTCCGCAAGGCGCTGGAGCTTTATCCCGATCAGCCGCAGGTTCTGAACTATCTTGGTTATTCCTGGGTGGACCGGAACGAAAACCTCGATGAAGCCCTGAACATGATCAGGAAAGCGGTCGAGTTGCGCCCGCAGGACGGCTATATCGTTGATTCGCTTGGCTGGGCCTATTACCAGCTTGGCCGTTATAACGACGCTGTGGTCGAACTGGAAAAGGCCGTGAAGCTGCGCCCGGAAGACCCGACCATCAACGACCATATGGGCGATGCCTATTGGCGGGTCGGTCGTCTGCTTGAAGCAACCTTCCAGTGGAACCATGCCATTGCGGGCAAGCCGGAACCGGAAGAACTGGCGAAAATCAAGGAAAAGCTGAAGAAGGGCCTGCCGGATATTCCGGGCCAGTCGGCTGCCGATGCAACAAAGCCTGCCGGGAAAAAGCCAGATGAGGCAAAGCCGGAAGCGCCTGCTCCATCGGCCACGCCGGCTGCACCTTCCGACAAGGCCCCGGAAAAGCCGACAACCGATTGA
- a CDS encoding polyprenyl synthetase family protein, with the protein MGVVLNLDGKMKQEGSVQPLVDLTRADMARVNELILSRAGSDVEMIPEVANHLISSGGKRLRPMMTLASARMFGYEGDGHVRLATSVEFMHTATLLHDDVVDESDLRRGKSTARTIWGNQASVLVGDFLLGQAFKMMVDVGSLDALDVLATSASIIAEGEVMQLAAAKNMETTEDEYLAVIKAKTAALFSAAAEVGPIIAGAQRSDRAALRDYGLNLGLAFQLVDDALDYGGSAADLGKNTGDDFREGKITLPVILSYRRGTDEERAFWKGAIEGGASDDASLQKAIGLMMKHGAIADTVQRARHFGEIARDALAPLKASPQKDALIEVVDFCISRVN; encoded by the coding sequence TTGGGTGTGGTTCTGAATCTCGACGGTAAAATGAAGCAGGAAGGATCGGTGCAGCCGCTGGTCGACCTCACCAGGGCCGATATGGCGCGCGTGAACGAGTTGATCCTGTCCCGCGCGGGGTCCGATGTCGAAATGATACCGGAGGTTGCCAACCACCTCATTTCATCCGGCGGCAAGCGCCTGCGCCCGATGATGACCCTGGCCTCCGCCCGCATGTTCGGCTATGAGGGCGATGGCCATGTGCGCCTTGCAACCTCGGTCGAATTCATGCACACGGCGACCCTCCTGCACGATGATGTGGTCGATGAAAGCGACCTGCGCCGCGGCAAGAGCACGGCGCGCACGATCTGGGGCAACCAGGCCAGTGTTCTCGTCGGCGATTTCCTGCTGGGTCAGGCGTTCAAGATGATGGTCGATGTCGGCTCGCTCGATGCGCTCGACGTGCTGGCCACCTCCGCCTCCATCATTGCGGAAGGCGAGGTGATGCAGCTTGCCGCAGCCAAGAACATGGAAACCACCGAAGACGAATATCTGGCAGTCATCAAGGCGAAGACTGCCGCGCTCTTTTCAGCGGCCGCGGAAGTGGGGCCGATCATTGCCGGCGCGCAACGCTCCGACCGCGCGGCCCTGCGCGATTACGGCCTCAATCTGGGCCTTGCTTTCCAGCTTGTTGACGATGCGCTTGATTATGGCGGTTCGGCTGCCGATCTCGGCAAGAATACCGGCGACGATTTCCGCGAAGGCAAGATCACGCTTCCCGTCATCCTCAGCTATCGCCGTGGCACCGACGAGGAGCGCGCTTTCTGGAAAGGGGCTATCGAAGGCGGCGCGAGCGACGACGCTTCCTTGCAGAAGGCAATCGGCCTGATGATGAAACACGGCGCGATTGCCGACACGGTGCAGCGCGCCCGCCATTTCGGCGAGATCGCACGCGATGCGCTGGCCCCGCTCAAGGCGTCGCCGCAAAAGGATGCGCTGATCGAGGTGGTCGATTTCTGCATCAGCCGTGTCAATTGA
- a CDS encoding DUF2007 domain-containing protein — translation MIELIRTNDSVLLSFAEALMKEAGIAYFIADTNMSIIEGSLGVLPRRLMVDEDQMEEARQILIDAKIEHELRDNK, via the coding sequence ATGATCGAGCTTATCCGCACCAACGATTCCGTCCTGCTTTCCTTTGCCGAAGCCTTGATGAAGGAAGCCGGGATCGCTTATTTCATCGCCGATACCAATATGAGCATCATCGAGGGTTCGCTGGGCGTGCTGCCGCGCCGCCTGATGGTTGATGAAGACCAGATGGAGGAAGCCCGCCAGATCCTCATCGATGCCAAGATCGAACACGAATTGCGCGATAATAAATGA
- a CDS encoding tRNA1(Val) (adenine(37)-N6)-methyltransferase, with protein MTAPAEDKVEETLDVFHRGAFHLVQPALKGHRSGVDAMILASAVPGGFAGRAADLGSGAGAAGLAVAARCPKARVTLVERSGLMAGFARKTIAHPLNAALAGRIDILEADVALKGKARVFAGLADNSFDFAIMNPPFNEPRDRTTPDPLKAEAHVMPEGMFEQWVRTAAAIVKPGGGIAIIARPGSIRPILDALGGRFGGLKIVAIQPRADAPAIRIVITGTRGSRAGLSLMPALILHGDEGHGFTARADAINNGLSSLF; from the coding sequence ATGACGGCTCCAGCAGAGGACAAAGTGGAAGAAACGCTCGATGTTTTTCATCGTGGGGCATTCCACCTTGTCCAGCCCGCTCTGAAAGGCCATCGCTCCGGCGTGGATGCCATGATTCTGGCAAGCGCTGTGCCGGGCGGTTTTGCGGGCCGCGCGGCCGACCTTGGCAGCGGTGCGGGCGCAGCCGGGCTTGCGGTTGCGGCGCGCTGCCCGAAAGCCCGCGTCACGCTTGTCGAACGTTCCGGCCTGATGGCGGGTTTTGCCCGCAAGACCATCGCCCACCCGCTTAATGCAGCCCTTGCAGGCCGCATCGATATTCTCGAAGCGGATGTGGCGCTGAAGGGCAAGGCGCGCGTCTTTGCCGGGCTTGCAGACAACAGTTTCGATTTCGCCATCATGAACCCGCCCTTCAACGAGCCACGCGACCGCACCACCCCGGACCCGCTGAAGGCCGAAGCACATGTGATGCCGGAAGGCATGTTCGAGCAGTGGGTGCGCACGGCAGCGGCAATTGTGAAACCCGGCGGCGGGATCGCCATCATTGCCCGGCCCGGCTCGATCCGCCCCATCCTCGACGCGCTGGGGGGGCGGTTCGGCGGGCTGAAGATCGTCGCCATACAACCGCGCGCCGATGCCCCGGCCATCCGCATCGTCATTACCGGCACACGCGGCAGCCGCGCGGGGCTCTCGCTCATGCCCGCCCTCATTCTCCATGGGGATGAAGGCCATGGTTTCACCGCGCGCGCCGATGCGATCAACAACGGATTGAGCAGCCTTTTTTAG